The genomic interval TCCGCGCCGGTAATCTGCGCGACACGCTCACCATGTCGCCCCAGCACTTCTCCGTGCGACGCCCCGATCTGGTGCGCAAGTGTGGGCAGCTCTGGTTCGACCCCGGCGAGAACGCCGTGCACGACCAGGCCATTGCCGTCATTCGGGAAGTCATCGCGAAGTACAACATCGATGCCGTGCACATCGATGACTTCTTCTATCCCTACCCCGAGACCTGCAGCAACTTCCCCGACAGCGCCACCTATCGCCGCTATCAGACAGGCGGTGGCACGCTGTCGCTGAACGACTGGCGCCGCGACAACGTGAATCGCTTTGTCGATCGCATGTATCGTGAGTCGCACGAACAGCGCAGCACGGTGCGGGTGGGCATCAGTCCGTTCGGCATCTGGCGTCCGGGCAATCCGCCGGGCATCACGGGGCTCGACGCGTACACCAGCATCTTCGCCGACTCGCGGCTCTGGCTGCAGCGCGGTTGGGTGGACTATTTCGCGCCGCAGCTCTACTGGAGCATCGCCAGCACCGGGCAGAGCTTCCCCGCGCTGTTGGCCTGGTGGGGACAGCAGAACACGCAGCGCCGGCATTTGTGGCCGGGGCTCGCGTCGTACCGCATTGGTGCCGACCCCGGGCCGTTCTCACCCACCGAAATCCCCAACCAGATCCAACTCATTCGCAGCGGAGCCACAACGCCAGGGGCTGCCACCGGCAGCATCCTCTACAACGGCTCCAGCGTACGCAACAATCGCGGCGGCTTTGCCACGGCACTGGCCGGTGGTCTCTATGCCAACGGCGCCATTCCGCCGGCATCCCCCTGGCTGGGCAACACGCCGCCGTCGGCGCCGGGCATGTCCGTCAATCCCGGCATGCTGGCCACGCAGGTCATCATCAACCCCGCAGGCAGTGATGCATGGTGGTGGCTGGTGCGCTGGCGTCGCGCGGGCACCTGGCGTCAGCGCCTCGTGCCGGGCACGCAGTTGCAGGTCAACATCGACGCCATCGGGCTCGAAGGCATCGTCGTGAACGCCATCGACAAGACGGGCAATGCGTCAGCAGACGTGGTGTGGCGACCGTCCTGAGTGATGCGTGACGGGCTCGCGGAGTGGCTCCCGGGGAACGCCCGGAGTCACTCCGCGGCCATCAAGCCACTCTTCGAACTCTCCCGCATGGTGGCATACACCACCAGCGAGAGGGCAATGCATCCGGTCACGTACCAGTAGAACCACTCCTCGTGGCCAATGCTCTTGCACCAGAGCGCGACATATTCGGCCGTGCCGCCAAACAGGGACACGGTCACGGCGTAGGGAAAGCCCACCCCCAGGGCGCGCACACCCGTGGGAAACAGCTCGGCCTTCACCACCGCGTTGATGGCGGTGTATCCGCTCACGGCCACCAGCGCGAGCATCAGCAACCCCACGGCCGAGGGCACCGTGCGCACCTGCTCGAGCGCCCGAAAGAGCGGCACGGTGCCCAGCGTGCCCACAATGCCAAAGGCCATGAGCACCGGCCGACGTCCAATCACATCGGACAGGGCACCCACCAGCGGCTGCAGCAGCATGTAGCCACCGAGCGTCACGGCATTGATGAGCGTGGCCTGTTGCGCCGAAAAGCCGGCGGTGTTCACCAGATACTTCTGCGCGTAAGTGGTGAAGGTGTAGAAGGCCACGGTGCCGCCAGCCGTGAGGCCCACCACCGTGAACACGGCACGCGGGTGTGCCGCCAAGGCACGCAACGACGCCAGAGGCGGTGCGTCAGCGGCACGTGCGGCGCGGGCTGTTTGCACCGCCGCGAACTCCGCCGATTCCTCGAGCGAGCGCCGAAGCCAGATGGCCACCACGGCGCAGAGTGCGCCAATCACGAAGGGTATGCGCCAGCCCCAGGCACGCAGCGCCTCCTCGTCGAGCACACGTTGCAGCACCAACAGCACGCCCAACGCCAACAGCTGCCCCATGATGAGCGTGACGTACTGGAAGCTCGACCAG from Gemmatimonas sp. UBA7669 carries:
- a CDS encoding glycoside hydrolase family 10 protein translates to MPAQSVRDLFPVLKPRRLNRALASLVQTTVVLATLAACSGGDSPTGPGEPPTPPPPPPPPVTFTVPAIEREFRGMWIATVANIDWPTRADLTAAQQQTEMNVLLDAAVAAGLNAVVVQVRPAGDVIYPSTLEPYARSLTGVQGQGPGYDPLGYIVQQARQRGLEVHAWFNPFRAGNLRDTLTMSPQHFSVRRPDLVRKCGQLWFDPGENAVHDQAIAVIREVIAKYNIDAVHIDDFFYPYPETCSNFPDSATYRRYQTGGGTLSLNDWRRDNVNRFVDRMYRESHEQRSTVRVGISPFGIWRPGNPPGITGLDAYTSIFADSRLWLQRGWVDYFAPQLYWSIASTGQSFPALLAWWGQQNTQRRHLWPGLASYRIGADPGPFSPTEIPNQIQLIRSGATTPGAATGSILYNGSSVRNNRGGFATALAGGLYANGAIPPASPWLGNTPPSAPGMSVNPGMLATQVIINPAGSDAWWWLVRWRRAGTWRQRLVPGTQLQVNIDAIGLEGIVVNAIDKTGNASADVVWRPS
- a CDS encoding MFS transporter, yielding MSGTSRRLRAIFGGSVGNLVEWYDWYAYSAFSLYFARAFFPPANQTIQLLNAAAVFAVGFFMRPLGGWLMGRYADRHGRRAALTASVLLMCGGSLLIAVTPTYASIGLAAPSLLVLARLLQGLSVGGEYGASATYLSEMAGQRHRGFWSSFQYVTLIMGQLLALGVLLVLQRVLDEEALRAWGWRIPFVIGALCAVVAIWLRRSLEESAEFAAVQTARAARAADAPPLASLRALAAHPRAVFTVVGLTAGGTVAFYTFTTYAQKYLVNTAGFSAQQATLINAVTLGGYMLLQPLVGALSDVIGRRPVLMAFGIVGTLGTVPLFRALEQVRTVPSAVGLLMLALVAVSGYTAINAVVKAELFPTGVRALGVGFPYAVTVSLFGGTAEYVALWCKSIGHEEWFYWYVTGCIALSLVVYATMRESSKSGLMAAE